Proteins encoded together in one Bacteroides ovatus window:
- a CDS encoding DUF169 domain-containing protein, which yields MDIQTFIQNFKEAFGENAELPLVFWYSDEQKGETEKINGCFFKGMKTVRDGGIISLNAENIGCGGGKFYTGFTEMPERVPTFVSLKEKYKQTPEMVIDFIQQIGVPRTENKYLHFARIDKVESLEEIEGVVFLANPDMLSGLTTWAFYDNNAADCVVSTFGSGCSAVVTQATIENRKGGKRTFLGFFDPSVRPHFEADKLSYTIPMSRFKEMYETMRQSCLFDTHAWGKIKERMNG from the coding sequence ATGGACATCCAAACTTTTATTCAAAATTTCAAAGAGGCATTCGGAGAAAATGCTGAATTGCCTCTTGTTTTCTGGTACTCGGACGAGCAAAAAGGAGAAACAGAAAAGATAAACGGTTGCTTCTTCAAAGGTATGAAGACGGTAAGAGATGGTGGTATTATCAGCCTGAATGCTGAAAACATCGGTTGTGGCGGCGGTAAATTCTATACTGGCTTCACCGAAATGCCAGAACGTGTACCGACTTTCGTTTCGCTCAAAGAGAAATACAAACAGACTCCTGAAATGGTCATCGACTTTATACAGCAAATCGGAGTTCCCCGAACAGAAAACAAGTATCTTCATTTTGCACGTATAGATAAGGTAGAAAGCCTTGAAGAAATAGAAGGTGTCGTATTTCTGGCAAATCCGGATATGCTTTCGGGCTTGACCACTTGGGCTTTTTATGATAATAACGCAGCAGATTGCGTCGTTTCTACCTTTGGTTCCGGCTGTAGTGCTGTAGTGACGCAAGCCACGATAGAGAATCGTAAAGGAGGCAAACGCACTTTCCTCGGTTTCTTCGACCCATCGGTTCGCCCTCATTTCGAAGCTGACAAACTAAGCTATACCATACCTATGTCCAGATTTAAAGAGATGTATGAGACGATGCGCCAAAGTTGTCTATTCGATACGCATGCATGGGGAAAGATTAAAGAAAGAATGAACGGATAA
- a CDS encoding YhcH/YjgK/YiaL family protein — MVVDTLENLEKYASLNPLFAQAIEFLKSHDLQAMEVGKTELKGKDLLVNIAQTKPKTKEEAKLETHNEFIDIQIPLSGTEIMGYTAAKDCVPADAPYNAEKDITFFEGLAETYVAVKPGMFAIFFPQDGHAPGITPDGVKKVIVKVKA, encoded by the coding sequence ATGGTAGTAGATACTTTAGAAAATCTGGAGAAATATGCGTCTTTAAACCCTCTGTTTGCACAAGCTATTGAATTCTTGAAGTCTCATGACCTCCAAGCCATGGAAGTTGGTAAGACAGAATTGAAAGGAAAAGATCTGTTGGTGAATATTGCACAAACCAAACCTAAAACAAAAGAGGAAGCCAAACTGGAAACTCATAACGAATTTATAGATATTCAAATCCCATTGTCGGGAACAGAAATAATGGGGTATACTGCTGCTAAAGACTGTGTTCCGGCAGATGCACCTTATAACGCGGAAAAAGATATTACTTTCTTCGAAGGATTAGCAGAAACATACGTTGCCGTAAAACCGGGAATGTTTGCTATCTTTTTCCCACAAGACGGTCATGCTCCCGGTATCACTCCAGATGGTGTGAAGAAAGTAATCGTAAAAGTAAAAGCATAA
- a CDS encoding DUF2461 domain-containing protein, which yields MIKMNIPVIFQFLKDLSANNNREWFNEHKAEYETARAEFDNFLATVIARISLFDETIRGIQPKDCTYRIYRDTRFSADKTPYKIHFGGYINAKGKKSDHCGYYVHLQPDGSMLAGGSLCLPTNILKAVRQSIYDNIEEFVAIVEDPEFKKYFPVIGEDFLKTAPKGFPKDFKYIDYLKCKEYVCSYNVPDNFFTRPDMLEQIDKVFRQFKRFADFINYTIDDFE from the coding sequence ATGATAAAGATGAACATACCCGTTATCTTTCAGTTTTTAAAAGATCTTTCCGCGAATAATAATCGTGAGTGGTTTAATGAGCATAAGGCAGAATATGAAACAGCCCGTGCCGAGTTCGACAACTTCTTGGCAACAGTGATTGCCCGTATTTCCCTGTTTGATGAAACTATCCGGGGGATTCAGCCCAAAGACTGTACTTATCGCATTTACCGGGATACCCGCTTCTCTGCGGATAAAACACCTTATAAAATACATTTCGGAGGTTATATCAATGCCAAAGGAAAGAAGTCTGATCATTGTGGATATTATGTACACTTGCAGCCGGATGGTTCTATGCTTGCCGGAGGAAGCCTGTGTCTGCCTACCAATATCCTGAAAGCCGTGAGACAATCTATCTATGATAATATCGAAGAGTTTGTTGCGATCGTAGAAGATCCGGAGTTTAAGAAATACTTTCCGGTGATAGGGGAGGATTTTCTGAAAACAGCTCCGAAAGGTTTTCCGAAAGATTTCAAGTACATTGATTATTTGAAATGTAAAGAATACGTTTGCTCTTATAATGTTCCCGATAACTTCTTCACCCGACCGGATATGTTGGAACAGATCGACAAAGTGTTCCGGCAATTCAAACGGTTTGCCGATTTTATAAACTATACGATTGATGATTTTGAATAA
- a CDS encoding polyphosphate kinase 2 family protein — translation MKKDILKDLLAKPGKKQLVSDFDSSFTGDLSKQDAKEQLAKDIEKLSELQSMLYAQDRYSILIIFQAMDAAGKDGTIKHVMSGINPQGCQVYSFKQPSAEELDHDYLWRINRSLPERGRIGIFNRSHYEDVLIAKVHPEIILSNKLPGVETINDIDPDFWKRRYRQINDFERYLTENGTIVLKFFLNVSKAEQKNRFMERLDDASKNWKFSSADIKERQFWEDYMNAYADVLTETSTELAPWYIIPADNKWFMRYAVGRIICDRMQQLDLHYPKLSKEGLEKLEECKKSVSNINF, via the coding sequence ATGAAAAAGGATATTCTAAAAGACCTGCTGGCAAAGCCCGGAAAGAAACAGTTGGTATCGGATTTTGACTCGTCATTCACTGGCGATTTATCCAAGCAAGACGCTAAAGAACAACTGGCAAAGGATATTGAGAAGCTTTCGGAGCTGCAAAGTATGCTTTATGCGCAAGACCGGTATTCAATCCTGATTATCTTTCAGGCGATGGATGCTGCAGGAAAAGACGGGACTATCAAGCATGTGATGTCCGGCATTAACCCACAGGGATGCCAAGTGTATTCGTTCAAACAACCGTCTGCTGAAGAACTGGACCATGATTATCTCTGGCGTATCAATCGCTCTCTCCCGGAAAGAGGACGAATCGGCATTTTCAACCGTTCGCACTACGAAGATGTGCTGATTGCCAAAGTGCATCCGGAAATTATTCTATCCAACAAGTTACCAGGTGTCGAAACCATAAATGACATTGATCCCGACTTCTGGAAGCGTCGTTATCGACAGATCAACGATTTTGAACGCTATCTGACGGAGAATGGAACGATTGTCCTGAAATTCTTTCTCAATGTATCGAAAGCCGAACAGAAAAATCGATTCATGGAGCGACTGGACGATGCATCTAAAAACTGGAAATTCTCTTCGGCGGACATCAAAGAGCGTCAATTCTGGGAGGACTATATGAATGCTTATGCCGATGTACTGACGGAGACATCAACGGAACTGGCTCCATGGTATATAATCCCTGCCGATAATAAATGGTTCATGCGTTACGCAGTAGGACGAATTATTTGTGACCGGATGCAGCAATTGGATTTACATTACCCCAAACTGTCGAAAGAGGGATTGGAGAAGCTGGAAGAGTGTAAGAAAAGTGTATCAAACATTAACTTTTAA
- a CDS encoding PepSY-like domain-containing protein → MKKFMICAIALFLLLSTSVFGDTPPGNVQSTFKKMYPKANGVAWSQDDGYYCANFAMNGFTKNVWFNVRGQWVMTLTDLVSLDRLTPTVYNAFVSGPYANWVVDNVTMVEFPKWQAIIVIKVGQDNVDIKYQLFYTPQGILLKTRNVSDMYDILGPSTFLAN, encoded by the coding sequence ATGAAGAAATTTATGATTTGTGCAATCGCATTGTTTCTGCTATTATCTACATCTGTCTTTGGAGATACCCCTCCCGGCAATGTACAGTCAACTTTCAAGAAAATGTATCCTAAAGCAAATGGCGTCGCCTGGTCACAAGACGATGGATATTATTGTGCCAACTTTGCAATGAACGGATTTACTAAAAATGTGTGGTTCAACGTCCGGGGACAATGGGTGATGACACTGACTGATCTTGTCAGTCTCGACCGACTGACCCCAACAGTCTATAATGCCTTTGTATCCGGGCCATACGCAAATTGGGTGGTAGATAATGTGACAATGGTGGAGTTTCCCAAATGGCAGGCTATTATAGTAATTAAGGTAGGGCAAGATAATGTCGACATCAAATATCAGTTATTCTATACTCCACAAGGGATATTGCTCAAAACGCGCAATGTTAGTGATATGTATGATATTCTCGGGCCAAGTACCTTTCTGGCAAACTAG
- a CDS encoding DUF362 domain-containing protein has product MDRRDFLKTVAITGAALTIQRSEAMEVLTQTINKANGSNPDLVAVMGGEPEEMFRRAISELGGMKQFVKPGQKVVVKPNIGWDKVPELAGNTNPKLIEEIVRQCFAAGAKEVVVFDHTCDDWQKCYKNSGIEAAAKKAGAKVMPAHLESYYKPIDLPKGKKMKKAKVHEAILDCDVWINVPILKNHGGANLTISMKNHMGIVWDRGFFHQNDLQQCIADICTLQKKAVLNVVDAYRIMKTNGPRGRSASDVVLAKGLFISPDIVAVDTAAAKFFNQVREMPLDTVGHLANGEALKIGTMNIDKLNVKRIKM; this is encoded by the coding sequence ATGGACAGAAGGGATTTTTTAAAAACAGTAGCTATCACCGGAGCCGCCTTGACTATACAGCGTTCGGAGGCTATGGAGGTGTTAACTCAAACAATCAATAAAGCAAACGGAAGCAATCCTGATCTGGTGGCCGTTATGGGCGGAGAACCCGAAGAGATGTTCCGCCGTGCCATAAGCGAACTGGGGGGTATGAAGCAATTCGTGAAACCGGGACAGAAAGTGGTTGTAAAACCTAATATCGGTTGGGATAAAGTGCCGGAACTGGCAGGAAATACGAATCCGAAACTGATTGAAGAAATCGTCAGACAATGTTTTGCCGCCGGAGCTAAAGAAGTGGTCGTGTTCGACCATACTTGTGACGATTGGCAGAAATGCTACAAAAACAGTGGTATTGAAGCTGCTGCCAAAAAAGCCGGAGCCAAAGTAATGCCTGCACATCTGGAGTCGTATTACAAACCAATTGATCTGCCAAAAGGCAAAAAGATGAAGAAAGCCAAAGTGCACGAAGCGATTCTGGATTGTGATGTATGGATCAATGTTCCTATTCTGAAGAATCACGGAGGTGCCAATCTGACTATCTCCATGAAAAATCACATGGGGATTGTGTGGGATCGCGGATTCTTCCACCAGAACGATTTGCAACAATGCATCGCAGATATCTGTACATTACAGAAGAAAGCTGTACTCAACGTAGTAGACGCCTACCGGATCATGAAAACAAACGGTCCCCGGGGACGCTCTGCATCCGATGTTGTACTGGCAAAAGGATTGTTTATCTCACCGGATATTGTAGCCGTGGATACGGCTGCTGCCAAGTTCTTCAATCAAGTACGTGAGATGCCACTGGATACAGTAGGACATCTCGCCAATGGGGAAGCATTGAAAATAGGAACCATGAACATTGACAAATTGAATGTCAAGCGAATTAAGATGTAA
- a CDS encoding patatin-like phospholipase family protein gives MEVFTNNWNSRKYQIGYALSGGFIKGFAHLGVMQALLEHDIKPEIISGVSAGALAGVFYADGNEPHKVLDYFSGHKFQDLTKLVIPKKGLFDLCEFIDFLRTNLKAKNLEELQLPLIITATDLDHGRMVHFHRGSIAERVAASCCMPVMFSPVNIDGTNYVDGGLMMNLPVSTLRRVCNKVVAVNVSPIMAQDYKMNIVSIAMRSFHFMFRANTFPEREKCDLLIEPYNLYGYSNTELEKAEEIFGQGYNTANEVLSQLLEEKGKIWK, from the coding sequence ATGGAGGTATTCACAAATAACTGGAATAGCCGGAAATATCAGATTGGCTATGCACTAAGCGGAGGATTTATTAAAGGATTTGCCCATTTGGGAGTCATGCAAGCTCTTTTGGAACATGATATTAAACCGGAAATCATCTCTGGAGTAAGTGCAGGGGCACTTGCAGGTGTCTTTTACGCGGACGGCAACGAGCCGCACAAAGTACTTGATTATTTCTCCGGACATAAATTCCAGGATTTAACCAAACTGGTGATTCCCAAGAAGGGACTATTTGACCTCTGTGAATTTATTGATTTTCTCCGGACTAACTTAAAAGCAAAAAATCTGGAAGAGCTACAACTTCCCCTGATTATCACAGCAACTGACCTCGATCACGGTCGCATGGTTCACTTTCATCGGGGAAGCATAGCGGAACGGGTCGCCGCTTCCTGCTGTATGCCTGTCATGTTTTCTCCGGTCAACATAGACGGCACTAACTATGTGGATGGAGGATTGATGATGAATCTTCCGGTCTCTACCCTGCGCAGGGTTTGCAATAAAGTGGTAGCTGTCAACGTAAGTCCCATCATGGCACAGGATTACAAAATGAATATTGTAAGCATTGCTATGCGCTCATTCCATTTCATGTTCCGCGCCAATACCTTTCCCGAAAGAGAAAAATGCGATTTATTAATCGAACCATACAACCTATACGGGTACAGTAACACCGAACTGGAAAAAGCTGAAGAAATCTTCGGGCAAGGCTATAATACAGCTAACGAAGTACTTAGTCAACTGTTGGAAGAAAAGGGGAAAATATGGAAATAA
- a CDS encoding alpha-amylase family protein: MNDENKIIIYQVFTRLFGNNNNHCVYNGDIATNGCGKMADFTLKALGEIKKLGATHIWYTGIIEHATQTDYRRYNISPDHPAIVKGKAGSPYAIKDYYDVDPDLANDVQGRMKEFENLVHRTHRTGLKVIIDFVPNHVARQYHSDAQPDGTTELGANDDSSQSFSPYNNFYYIPQAELHAQFDMKDGAAEPYREFPAKATGNNRFDATPNITDWYETVKLNYGVDYQNGGTCHFSPTPDTWIKMLDILLFWASKDIDGFRCDMAEMVPVEFWEWAIPQVKEAYPEILFIAEVYNPGEYRSYLFRGKFDYLYDKVGLYDTLRNVACGYESASAITHCWQSLNGIEKKMLNFLENHDEQRIASDFFAGNPRKGIPALIVSACMNTNPMMIYFGQEFGELGMDSEGFSGRDGRTTIFDYWSVDTIRRWRNGGKFDGKMLTEEHKHLYSVYQKVLTICNEEQAISKGVFFDLMYANINGWRFNEHKQYTFMRKYKNEILFFVINFDSQLVDVAVNVPSHAFDFLQIPQMESYQATDLMTGAKEEISLLPYKPTDVSVGGYNGKILKITF, encoded by the coding sequence ATGAATGACGAAAATAAAATAATTATCTACCAAGTATTCACCCGCCTGTTTGGAAATAACAACAACCACTGTGTCTACAATGGAGACATTGCCACCAATGGTTGCGGGAAAATGGCTGATTTCACGCTCAAAGCACTTGGTGAAATCAAGAAATTAGGTGCTACACATATATGGTATACAGGCATCATCGAGCATGCCACTCAAACGGACTATCGCCGTTATAATATCAGTCCGGATCATCCTGCTATTGTGAAAGGAAAAGCTGGTTCTCCGTATGCTATCAAGGATTATTATGATGTAGATCCTGACTTGGCTAACGACGTGCAAGGACGTATGAAAGAATTTGAGAATCTGGTACATCGCACACATCGCACAGGTCTGAAAGTAATTATTGATTTTGTACCTAATCACGTAGCACGCCAATATCACTCGGATGCACAACCGGACGGTACGACCGAATTGGGAGCTAACGATGACTCCAGCCAATCTTTCAGCCCATATAATAATTTCTATTATATTCCGCAAGCGGAACTCCATGCCCAGTTCGACATGAAAGACGGTGCAGCAGAGCCTTACCGGGAATTCCCGGCGAAAGCTACCGGTAACAATCGTTTTGATGCTACTCCCAATATCACCGACTGGTATGAAACAGTGAAATTAAACTATGGAGTGGATTATCAGAATGGAGGTACCTGCCACTTTTCCCCGACTCCGGATACTTGGATAAAGATGCTGGACATTCTTCTTTTCTGGGCATCAAAAGACATTGACGGTTTCCGCTGCGACATGGCCGAAATGGTTCCTGTTGAATTCTGGGAATGGGCTATTCCTCAAGTAAAAGAGGCTTATCCTGAAATACTTTTCATCGCAGAGGTTTACAATCCAGGTGAATACCGTAGCTATCTGTTCCGTGGCAAGTTTGATTACTTGTATGATAAGGTAGGCCTGTATGACACGTTACGTAATGTAGCTTGTGGATATGAATCTGCATCCGCTATCACTCATTGCTGGCAAAGCCTGAATGGAATAGAGAAAAAGATGCTCAACTTCCTGGAGAACCACGACGAGCAACGTATCGCTTCTGATTTCTTTGCCGGAAACCCGCGTAAAGGAATTCCCGCACTGATCGTTTCCGCCTGTATGAACACTAATCCTATGATGATCTACTTCGGTCAGGAGTTTGGAGAACTGGGCATGGATAGTGAAGGATTCAGCGGAAGGGACGGACGAACTACCATATTCGATTATTGGAGTGTAGACACCATACGACGCTGGCGCAACGGAGGTAAATTTGACGGGAAGATGCTTACTGAAGAACATAAACACCTCTACTCTGTCTACCAAAAAGTACTGACGATTTGTAACGAAGAGCAGGCAATCAGCAAGGGAGTATTTTTTGACTTAATGTATGCCAATATAAACGGATGGCGTTTCAATGAGCATAAACAATATACCTTTATGCGAAAATATAAAAATGAGATTCTGTTTTTCGTTATTAATTTCGACAGTCAACTGGTAGATGTTGCCGTCAATGTACCTTCGCATGCTTTCGACTTTTTACAGATTCCTCAAATGGAGTCTTATCAGGCCACTGATTTGATGACGGGCGCTAAAGAAGAAATCAGCCTATTACCTTATAAACCCACGGATGTTTCAGTCGGAGGTTATAACGGAAAGATTCTAAAGATTACTTTTTAA
- a CDS encoding aldo/keto reductase, whose protein sequence is MIREALKTRERGDIFIAVKFGGMLTSDDRFYGIDVRPQNVQNYLVYTLKRLGTDYVELYQPARINPHIPVEDTIGAVLRRHTYASGSYQGQRIDL, encoded by the coding sequence GTGATCCGCGAGGCTTTGAAAACCCGGGAGCGCGGAGACATTTTTATTGCCGTCAAGTTTGGTGGAATGCTCACTTCAGATGATCGGTTCTATGGTATTGACGTCCGTCCGCAGAACGTACAAAATTATCTGGTTTACACTTTGAAACGATTAGGCACAGATTACGTTGAACTCTATCAGCCAGCACGCATCAATCCGCACATCCCGGTGGAAGATACTATTGGTGCCGTTCTCCGTCGCCATACCTATGCCAGCGGCAGTTATCAAGGTCAAAGAATAGATTTATAA
- a CDS encoding 4Fe-4S binding protein: MLRRLRIGISALLFVLISFFFLDFAEILPNSFHRLAHLQFIPAIFSLSIGILLFLIVLTLLFGRVYCSTICPMGILQDVIARISKATGKKKKRYSYSPAKNKLRWGVLGLTVVGFLCGFTFIVGLLDPYSAYGRVVVHIFKPIYMLGNNLLESLFARFDNYTFYQVDTSILSISSLLIAIITLAVIFVMAWKHGRTWCNTICPVGTILGLLSRFSLFKVRIDTAKCNGCGLCATKCKAACINSKEHAIDYSRCVDCFNCLGVCKQKALVYAPSLKKQSDVETPAPSSPDLDSSKRRFLVAGLVTAGATPKLISQAKESVASLEGKKAYKKENPITPPGSISREHFQQQCTSCHLCVSKCPSHILKPAFMEYGLAGMMQPTVSFEKGFCNFDCTVCGDVCPNGAILPINVEQKHLTQMGYVVFIEENCIVYTDGTSCGACSEHCPTQAVAMVPYKDGLTIPHVNKEICVGCGGCEYVCPARPFRAIYIEGNPVQKEAKPFKESEEHKVEIDDFGF, translated from the coding sequence ATGTTAAGAAGGCTACGTATTGGAATCTCAGCACTTTTATTTGTGCTGATTTCTTTCTTTTTTCTCGATTTCGCAGAAATATTACCGAACAGTTTTCATCGGCTGGCACATTTGCAATTTATTCCAGCCATCTTTTCACTAAGTATAGGTATCTTATTATTTCTCATTGTGTTAACGCTTTTATTCGGGCGTGTATATTGTTCTACAATCTGCCCTATGGGTATCTTGCAGGATGTGATTGCACGAATTTCCAAAGCAACGGGAAAAAAGAAAAAAAGATATAGTTACAGTCCTGCAAAAAACAAATTGCGCTGGGGTGTGCTCGGACTGACAGTGGTCGGGTTTCTATGTGGATTTACATTTATTGTTGGTTTGCTCGATCCGTACAGTGCGTATGGACGTGTGGTAGTGCACATATTCAAACCTATCTATATGCTGGGGAATAATCTGCTGGAATCACTCTTTGCCAGATTTGACAATTATACATTTTATCAGGTAGACACCTCCATCTTGAGCATTTCTTCCCTTCTCATCGCTATTATTACTCTTGCAGTCATCTTTGTAATGGCATGGAAACATGGACGGACATGGTGCAATACGATTTGTCCCGTAGGAACAATATTGGGGTTATTGAGCCGATTTTCATTATTCAAAGTCCGTATTGATACTGCCAAATGTAATGGATGCGGGCTTTGTGCCACCAAATGCAAAGCAGCTTGCATCAATAGTAAAGAACACGCTATTGATTATAGTCGTTGTGTAGATTGTTTCAACTGTTTGGGAGTATGCAAACAAAAAGCATTAGTTTACGCCCCTTCTTTAAAAAAACAGTCTGATGTAGAAACTCCTGCACCATCATCACCGGATTTGGATTCATCCAAACGCCGTTTTTTGGTTGCCGGTCTTGTTACTGCCGGAGCAACCCCCAAACTCATCTCCCAAGCCAAGGAATCTGTAGCAAGCTTGGAAGGTAAGAAGGCATACAAAAAGGAAAATCCGATCACTCCTCCGGGGTCTATCAGTCGGGAACACTTCCAACAGCAATGCACATCCTGTCATCTTTGTGTCAGCAAATGCCCTTCTCATATCTTGAAACCGGCTTTTATGGAATATGGCTTGGCAGGCATGATGCAACCTACTGTTAGCTTTGAGAAAGGATTTTGTAACTTTGACTGTACTGTCTGTGGAGATGTCTGTCCCAATGGAGCAATTCTTCCCATAAATGTAGAGCAAAAACATCTTACACAAATGGGATATGTTGTTTTCATCGAGGAAAATTGCATTGTTTATACTGATGGAACCAGTTGCGGAGCCTGCTCCGAACACTGTCCCACACAAGCAGTAGCGATGGTGCCGTATAAGGACGGATTGACGATTCCTCATGTAAATAAAGAAATATGTGTAGGTTGTGGAGGATGTGAATATGTTTGCCCAGCCCGTCCATTCCGTGCCATCTATATCGAAGGAAATCCCGTACAAAAAGAAGCAAAACCATTCAAAGAAAGCGAAGAGCACAAAGTTGAGATAGACGATTTCGGATTCTGA
- a CDS encoding alpha amylase C-terminal domain-containing protein — MEKTLNLVKNDPWLEPFAGAITGRHQHVLDKEAELTNKGKQTLSDFASGYLYFGLHRTDKGWTFREWAPNATHIYMVGTFNNWEEKAAYKLKKQENGNWEINLPADAIHHGDLYKLNVYWEGGQGERIPAWATRVVQDEQTKIFSAQVWAPEKPYKFKKKTFKPDTNPLLIYECHIGMAQQEEKVGTYNEFREKILPRIAEEGYNCIQIMAIQEHPYYGSFGYHVSSFFAASSRFGTPDELKALIDAAHEMGIAVIMDIVHSHAVKNEVEGLGNFAGDPNQYFYPGARREHPAWDSLCFDYGKNEVIHFLLSNCKYWLEEYKFDGFRFDGVTSMLYYSHGLGEAFCNYGDYFNGHQDDNAICYLTLANEVIHQVNPKAITIAEEVSGMPGLAAKVEDGGYGFDYRMAMNIPDYWIKTIKEKIDEDWKPSSMFWEVTNRRQDEKTISYAESHDQALVGDKTIIFRLIDADMYWHMQKGDENYVVNRGIALHKMIRLLTSSTINGGYLNFMGNEFGHPEWIDFPREGNGWSCKYARRQWDLVDNKNLTYHYMGDFDKEMLKVLKSVKDFQATPVQEIWHNDGDQVLAYERKDLIFVFNFNPKQSFTDYGFLVTPGAYEVILNTDDVAFGGNGLTDDSVVHFTITDPLYKKEKKEWLKLYIPARTAVVLRKKK; from the coding sequence ATGGAAAAGACACTTAATCTCGTAAAAAACGATCCCTGGCTGGAGCCTTTTGCCGGTGCTATCACCGGACGCCATCAGCATGTATTAGACAAAGAAGCTGAATTGACGAATAAGGGAAAACAAACCCTTTCAGATTTTGCATCAGGGTATCTTTATTTTGGATTGCATCGCACCGATAAGGGGTGGACTTTCCGTGAATGGGCTCCTAATGCTACTCATATTTATATGGTGGGTACATTTAATAATTGGGAGGAAAAAGCCGCCTACAAGCTGAAAAAGCAAGAGAATGGCAATTGGGAAATCAACCTCCCGGCGGATGCCATTCATCATGGCGACCTTTATAAACTGAATGTATATTGGGAAGGCGGACAAGGCGAACGTATTCCTGCATGGGCTACACGTGTGGTACAGGATGAACAGACCAAAATATTCAGTGCACAAGTCTGGGCTCCGGAGAAACCCTATAAATTCAAGAAGAAAACATTTAAGCCTGACACGAATCCACTGTTGATTTATGAATGTCATATCGGAATGGCACAGCAGGAGGAAAAAGTGGGCACATATAATGAATTCCGCGAGAAAATCCTTCCTCGTATTGCTGAAGAAGGATATAATTGTATCCAGATTATGGCTATTCAGGAACATCCATATTATGGAAGCTTCGGCTATCATGTATCCAGTTTCTTTGCTGCCTCTTCGCGTTTTGGTACTCCCGATGAATTAAAAGCACTGATTGATGCTGCTCATGAGATGGGTATTGCTGTGATTATGGACATCGTTCATTCACATGCAGTGAAGAATGAAGTAGAAGGACTAGGAAACTTTGCCGGTGATCCGAATCAATATTTTTATCCGGGCGCTCGTCGCGAACATCCCGCTTGGGACTCTCTCTGCTTCGATTATGGCAAGAACGAAGTGATCCACTTCCTATTGTCAAACTGCAAGTACTGGCTGGAAGAATATAAATTTGACGGATTCCGTTTTGATGGAGTAACTTCTATGTTATATTACAGCCATGGACTGGGTGAAGCTTTCTGTAACTACGGAGATTATTTCAACGGTCATCAGGATGATAATGCAATTTGTTACCTGACACTGGCTAATGAAGTGATTCATCAGGTAAATCCGAAGGCGATAACCATTGCCGAAGAAGTTTCCGGTATGCCGGGACTGGCTGCCAAAGTAGAAGATGGCGGTTACGGCTTCGATTATCGTATGGCCATGAATATTCCGGACTACTGGATCAAGACAATCAAAGAAAAGATCGATGAAGACTGGAAACCTTCCAGTATGTTCTGGGAAGTAACCAACCGTCGCCAGGATGAAAAGACCATTTCGTATGCAGAAAGTCATGACCAGGCATTGGTAGGAGACAAGACGATTATCTTCCGCCTGATTGATGCCGATATGTACTGGCACATGCAGAAGGGAGACGAAAATTATGTTGTCAACCGTGGTATTGCTTTGCATAAAATGATCCGCTTGCTGACCTCTTCGACTATCAACGGAGGTTATCTGAACTTTATGGGAAATGAATTCGGGCATCCCGAATGGATTGACTTCCCACGTGAAGGTAACGGATGGTCGTGCAAATATGCCCGCCGCCAATGGGATTTGGTGGACAACAAAAATCTGACCTATCACTATATGGGTGATTTTGATAAAGAAATGCTGAAAGTTCTCAAGAGTGTGAAAGATTTCCAGGCAACACCAGTTCAGGAAATATGGCATAATGATGGCGATCAGGTACTGGCATACGAACGGAAAGACCTTATATTTGTCTTTAACTTTAATCCGAAGCAGTCATTCACTGATTATGGATTCCTGGTAACTCCGGGAGCTTATGAAGTGATACTGAACACTGACGATGTAGCATTTGGAGGAAATGGTTTGACAGACGACTCTGTCGTGCACTTCACTATTACCGATCCGCTGTACAAGAAGGAAAAGAAAGAGTGGCTGAAACTCTATATTCCTGCCCGTACTGCCGTAGTACTTAGAAAGAAAAAATAA